From Juglans regia cultivar Chandler chromosome 8, Walnut 2.0, whole genome shotgun sequence, the proteins below share one genomic window:
- the LOC108984312 gene encoding TOM1-like protein 9 has protein sequence MVNSMVERATSDMLIGPDWAMNIEICDTLNHDPGQSKDVVKGIKKRIGSKNSKVQLLALTLLETVVKNCGDIVHMHVAEKDVLHEMVKIVKKKPDFHVKEKILILIDTWQEAFGGPRARYPQYYAAYQELLRAGAVFPQRSERPAPIFTPPQTHPLTSYPHNIRNLDNQQETAESSAESEFPTLSLSEIQNARGIMDVLAEMLSAIEPGNKEGLRQEVIIDLVEQCRTYKQRVVHLVNLTSDESLLCQGLALNDDLQRVLAKHEAIASGTSLQTEKPKPEPVRALVDVGDPLVDTQPDGRSTSGTSAELQPLNQLLLPAPTPTNASASSARVDPEIDLLSGDDYSSPKAETSLALVPVGGQQPASPVSQQNALVLFDMFSETSTPNSVNTQSANLAGQINPSAPQIEQQQSFQSPQGGFYSNGSVPNAGSPQYEQSIYMQGAGSAWNGQITQQQQPHSPAYGAQSSASLPPPPWEAQPVDNGSPVAGAQYPQPAQVTQMVVAHALSGAHSPLGPQPMGKDQVVGMYIQPITSSHLSAINSQVGQSQQLSWHSQPIQGGPSMGMLPQPMQTAQMASMYPQQMYGNQFAGYGYGQSQGVQYLEQRMYGLSVSHDNNGLRNSYQVSTSSYVPPNKPSKPEDKLFGDLVDMAKVKSTKPTPGRAGGM, from the exons ATGGTGAATTCAATGGTGGAACGAGCCACGAGCGACATGCTGATCGGTCCAGATTGGGCCATGAACATAGAGATCTGCGATACGCTTAATCACGACCCTGG GCAATCGAAGGATGTTGTTAAAGGAATAAAGAAACGTATTGGCAGTAAGAATTCAAAAGTTCAACTTCTTGCCTTAACA CTACTGGAGACGGTCGTAAAGAATTGTGGGGACATTGTTCACATGCATGTAGCAGAGAAGGATGTTCTTCATGAGATGGTGAAGATAGTAAAAAAGAAG CCTGACTTTCATGTCAAAGAGAAGATATTGATCCTGATAGATACTTGGCAAGAAGCTTTTGGTGGACCGAGGGCAAGATATCCGCAGTATTATGCTGCATACCAAGAATTGTTG CGTGCTGGGGCAGTATTCCCTCAGAGATCTGAAAGGCCTGCACCTATATTCACACCTCCACAAACACATCCTTTGACATCATATCCTCATAATATACGCAATCTTGACAATCAGCAAGAAACAGCTGAATCATCTGCAGAGTCTGAGTTTCCAACCTTGAG CCTGTCTGAAATTCAGAATGCACGCGGCATCATGGACGTCCTTGCCGAAATGCTGAGCGCAATAGAGCCTGGGAATAAAGAG GGGCTTAGGCAGGAGGTTATTATTGACTTGGTCGAGCAGTGCCGTACATACAAGCAGAGAGTGGTGCATCTTGTTAACTTGACTTC gGATGAATCACTGCTGTGCCAAGGACTAGCACTTAATGATGACTTGCAGCGTGTACTGGCTAAGCATGAAGCAATTGCTTCAGGAACTTCTCTTCAAACAGAGAAACCAAAGCCTGAACCTGTTAGAGCACTTGTTGACGTTGGTGATCCTCTAGTTGATACTCAACCCGATGGGAG ATCCACCTCGGGTACTAGTGCAGAGTTGCAGCCACTGAACCAGTTGTTGCTTCCAGCTCCTACTCCAACTAATGCTTCAGCTTCTTCAGCAAGAGTTGATCCCGAAATAGACCTGCTCAGTGGTGATGACTATAGCTCACCCAAAGCAGAAACTTCATTGGCTCTTGTTCCCGTGGGAGGACAACAGCCAGCCAGTCCTGTATCTCAGCAGAACGCCCTTGTTCTCTTTGACATGTTCTCAGAAACTAGCACTCCAAATTCTGTCAATACTCAATCTGCCAATCTTGCTGGACAAATCAACCCGTCGGCTCCGCAAATCGAACAGCAGCAGAGTTTTCAATCCCCTCAAGGTGGATTTTACTCGAATGGAAGTGTCCCAAATGCTGGATCACCTCAGTATGAGCAATCAATTTACATGCAAGGTGCTGGTTCTGCCTGGAATGGCCAGATTACCCAGCAGCAGCAGCCACATTCGCCTGCCTATG GTGCTCAAAGCAGCGCATCATTACCACCTCCACCTTGGGAAGCTCAGCCTGTGGACAATGGTAGTCCAGTAGCAGGTGCTCAATACCCTCAACCAGCGCAAGTTACTCAAATGGTGGTTGCGCATGCACTGAGTGGTGCACATTCTCCTCTGGGACCTCAACCAATGGGGAAGGACCAGGTAGTAGGTATGTATATCCAGCCAATTACAAGCAGCCATTTGTCGGCAATCAATAGCCAGGTTGGTCAGAGCCAGCAGTTGAGTTGGCACTCTCAGCCAATCCAGGGAGGGCCGTCTATGGGAATGCTTCCACAGCCGATGCAAACTGCCCAGATGGCATCAATGTATCCTCAACAAATGTATGGGAACCAATTTGCAGGTTATGGCTATGGTCAGTCACAAGGGGTGCAATACCTAGAGCAGCGAATGTACGGATTATCTGTTAGTCATGATAACAATGGCTTGAGAAACTCCTACCAGGTTTCTACTTCATCTTATGTCCCACCTAACAAGCCTTCTAAGCCAGAGGATAAGCTCTTTGGGGATCTTGTTGACATGGCAAAAGTGAAATCAACGAAACCCACGCCTGGTAGAGCTGGTGGCATGTGA